gcATATAGTCTACTGGTTTGCTGTCAGTGTCTGCAGCATGTGTGTCAGAGTAAGTAGCGTAAAACAATTGAAATGCAATCTCAAATAGCTGCCTGTCACTTTTAAAATCTGGGCATCGTCACATATTTCAGCAAATAAATGCTGGgtctaaatgaattgtttacAACTGTTACCATGGACACAGCTCTGATATTCCCACAGTCGtgcattacattttttattctgtCAATGTTGCGAGCCATGACGCCACCAAAAATAAAACGCAGCATCAAATGAAGGGTGCTAAAGCGTGAAATAGAGGGTGTGTGATAGGCAGCCTttgcaggtctgatctgcaatGGATTTGTAATTATAATGTTTATACTGGTCAAACTGGTAGTCTCTTCAACATTTTATTGAGCTGTGTGCATAATGGAAATAGAAGCCTGGGTATAAAGAAGCCAATCTCAAATAAGCGGCGGTTGTGTAGAGTGATTCATGCAAATAAACACCCAGGCTGTTAATTGAAGTTTTACAGTGTGTCTTGTTTGGTGAGTGTCAGTGTTTTTAATCCTGGTTCTGGTCTGTCCATTACAGGCACCTCCAGCATTGACACCACCTGTACTATCTGGGGGTTGGAGACTGGCCAAGTGCTGGGCAGAGTCAACCTCGTCTCCGGCCATGTCAAGACCCAGCTCATTGCTCATGACAAAGAGGTGTGTGAGGGCTGAGGGGGAATATAAGCTTTGCCTTGAAGTTTAGTTTGCTTGTATGAATGAGTAAGTAAAGGCTAGTTGTCGTGAACAGCGACTAGAACCTGTTTAGAGAGCAGAACTGAAAACCGGAAAATAACGACATTTTTTTGAGGAACGGAATTGGGAACGAAACAGGTCTCTAGTGTTCCGTAACAGAATCCTTTATTCCAAATCCTGAGAACCGATTAATAATGTTGTTTTTTGTTCCAAAAATATTCCTAATGTCTAATATTTAATTATGTAATTCAGTGAAGTTACGACTCTAAAGGTATTCTAGTAATAGCCAATTCAGATGATGTTTAGCGCTTCAAACCAAGCCCCTCCatgtccacccctctctcttcccacccATGAAATTGTCTTATCTCATCTCGCGCCTGCACTTTAAATGGCCAACAAATAAACAAATAGCTTGCGCATACACCGCAAACTGCTCCATCCAAACTAATTGATGAAGCTGAATGAGCTAAATGTGAAAACGGTTTATTTTACAGCCTAAACATTTTACCAAAAGGAGCAATATGAACCGTTACTTTTTTGGGGTTCCAACCAGTTCAGAATTTTATTATGCTGGTCGGACCACTGGAACAAAACAAATAGGGGTTCTGTTCAGAACAGaacaattggaaaataattttggttccaacccctggtgcTGAGATCATAGAAGTCTGAATGTGTGTCCGTGGGTATACCAGTGTAATAACTCTATGTTGGTGGTGTTCTCTGTGTCTGTAGGTGTATGACATCGCGTTCAGCCGCGCAGGCGGTGGTCGGGACATGTTTGCGTCGGTCGGCGCGGACGGCTCAGTACGCATGTTTGACCTGCGGCACCTGGAACACAGCACCATCATCTATGAAGATCCCCAGCACCACCCCCTGCTGCGCCTCTGCTGGAACAAACAGGACCCCAACTACCTGGCCACCATGGCTATGGACGGCATGGAGGTCAGTCTATTTTACTCTACTTTCTCGTTCCTCTTTCAGTTTGGTATTGTCCATTCTCTCTTTGTTGCTCCCTCTCCTTATCCCCATCTAATGTGTTCTCTCTCCTGTGCTGTGTGTCTCAGGTTGTGATTCTGGACGTGCGTGTTCCCTGCACGCCGGTGGCCCGCCTCAACAACCACCGGGCCTGTGTCAACGGCATCGCCTGGGCTCCCCACTCCTCCTGTCACATCTGCACTGCAGGTAAGGCACAAACAGCTTCTTCACCAGTTCACCTTTCCTCAGACCCCATTCTAAGTCTTCTCACCTTCTCCCTTCAGTGTAATAATAATGTCTTGTCTTTCCTCAGCCGACGACCACCAGGCGCTGATATGGGACATCCAGCAAATGCCCAGGGCCATCGAGGACCCTATTCTGGCCTACACAGCTGAGGGGGAGATCAACAACGTCCAGTGGGCCTCCACCCAGCCTGACTGGATCGCCATCGGCTACAACAACTGCCTAGAGATCCTGCGGGTCTAAAGCCAACCTTCACCTGATGTGAAGGGCTGGAGGATGAGGACGATGTGTGGATTCAGAACTTGGACATGTGTTTTTGAGTGGAAGTAAATCTTGTAGGACTGCCTCAAACCACTGCTCTGTCCTGGCTGATTGATGTGCATATGGGAGGCGGTGTGAACTCTGTCCCACTCCACAATGTCCTGGTTTACTCTGTTTTTGATAGAACTAATCCCTGTGTCAAAAGGAGTATGTTGTCtttatttattgttttggtaATCATCAGTGTCTGTACAGCGCCATAATGCATCAGTGTCTGTACAGCGCCGTAATGCATCAGTGTCTGTACAGTGCCATAATGCATCAGTGTCTGTACAGCGCCATAATGCATCAGTGTCTGTACAGCGCCGTAATGCATCAGTGTCTGTACAGCGCCGTAATGCATCAGTGTCTGTACAGCGCCGTAATGCATCAGTGTACAACGCCGTAATGCATCAGTGTCTGTACAGCGCCGTAATGCATCAGTGTCTGTACAGCGCCGTAATGCATCAGTGTCTGTACAGCGCCGTAATGCATCAGTGTCTGTACAGCGCCATAATGCATCAGTGTCTGTACAGCGCCATAATGCATCAGTGTCTGTACAGCGCCATAATGCATCAGTGGGTTCAACAATTCTAGATGGTCAATTCATTATGGAGTGAAACCGTGCAGTTCCAACTGAAGACTGCCTCTTGAGTGTGTTTAACCTGTTGTTTTAGCCAGCTATATGACATAACGACATATTTAGGGTCAGGAAACTGGATTTAAAATGACACTCACTGTCAGAAAATGTAATTTAGGGTCATCTGGGTGTCTTTCTGAACTGGTTTGAATCCAGTTGTAGACTTCTAAATTTGAAACCATTAGGCTAATTTTAAGGCCTCATAATTattttaagtatttttttaaatggtttgcTGGTACCAGATCACTTCCATGATTATACTGTGATAATCTGACATATAGTGAAGTGACTGAAGTGTTATGGTTCAATaccacaggaagttggtggcactttaattggggagaacaggctcatTCTAACAGCTGGAGCGGAATCAGGGAattggtatcaaacacatctaacacgtggtttccaggtgtttgatgccattccatttgtttcgttccagccattattatgagtcgtcctcccctcagcagcctcctgtgttcaACACACAGTTTGGATACTTTGCCATCAGCCCCTTTGGACTAGACCAGAACCTACCAAAAACAAGATTAATAATGTTTTCTTCATTTTGAGTAGAGTTGCTTGGAACAACTGCAGTTCCTATTCAAGACTGTGTGAAACAAATCCGTTTACTTAGCCTAGTACTGAAGGAGAGTGAAGCCTTTTTTTCTCGTGTCTCGCTCTCCCTATCTTTTTATTGTTCTCTGTACTCGAAGGTCAACCCCCTTTTCGCATGTTTGTACAAGGAGAAATGTACATACTTATAAATATATAAACCAAGATATTGATGATAAGGCAAATCTACATGTAGTAGCTTTTTTCATAAAAGTTTGTATTACCAAATTTGCTCTAACTAATAAATATTCCTTCATGTGTTTTTGTAGTTGTCAGTGTTATTGCATCACTGAATACACACGGATAGGTCAGGATGTCATGATTTATTTAGGTGGGCATAAAGTCACTTCAATGTGCAGATGGCTATGTATTGCACTGAGCAGTTATAGTTCTGTCAGCTCCTAACATTACATTTCTCTGCAGTGTTCTTAAAGGTCCAATACAGCTGTTTTGATCTCAACattaaatcatttctgggtaacagttaagtaccttagtgattattttcaattaaaatggtcaaaaagagcAATTTCTGTTATgtaggggaaaactgaaaactgtccggttggcatttattgtcatgaatgttGCACTGGAGGCAGCTCTACAGAGTTGTCACTAGCTGCTGACAGCCACATAGTCATAACGTCTCCTtttatacctaaccttaaccacactgctaaccctaatgcctaaccttaaattaagaccaaaaaggtAATttagtttaaatacattttttacgatataaccaattttgactttgcaacTGGCCCATTTAGCAGAAAtagctcagttctgcctccagggaaagattcatgacaataaatgtcaacctgctgAAAACTAGCCTTTACTGGCAGAGAGGTTGGGAACTCTCTTATTGGTCAATTAACTAATTTActtcctggtgatgtcaccaggcaggccaaaactccatcccaccaacatTTCTCactcataattttcacaatttcagtattagtgtattcggctatttcagctacacccgttACTGACAGGAGTATAAGATCTAGCAGACaaccatgcgatctccatagacatgcattggcagtaaaatggccttactgaagaggtcagttcgtcagatttctgccctgctagagctgccctggtgaactgtaatgctgttattgtgaagtggaaacgtctaggagcaacaacggctccaCAAGCTCAAAGAACGAGACCGCCGAGTAGtgaaaatcatctgtccttggttgcaacactcactaccgagttccaaactgcctctggaagcaacgtcagcacaataactgttagtcaggagcttcatgaaataggtttctgtggccgagcagccgcacacaagccttagatcatcatgcgcaatgccaagcgccggctagagtgatgtaaagctcgctgctattggactctgaagcagtagAAACGCGTCAGTCCGTCGGGTTtgatggatgccaggagaacgctacctgccctaatgcatagtgccaactgtaaagtttggtggaggaggaataatggtctggggctgtttgtcatggtttgggctaggccccttagttccagtgaagggaaatcttaactctacattgacattctagaagattctgtgcttccaacattgtggcaacagtttggggaaggccctttcctatttcagcatgacaatgcccccatgcataaagcgaggtccatacagaaatggtttgtcgagatcgtgtGGAAGAAGAATTTGACtagcctacacagagccctgacctcaaccccatcaaacacctttgggatgaactgggCCTTTAACATGGCCCAACTGAATGAGTTCCTGGTTTAAAAATATGGTTTATAAGTTAATGTCTATGAATTCCACAAAAGTAAGCCCAACTGAAGAAGAGTAAATGGTGCAAACCACTTAAGTCCAAGCCctcaaccaaaaataaacaaCTTGCCAGTAGTTGAAGTTTCTGTATTATTTGTTATAAATAATCTTTAATCTAAAAAAGATGAATAAGAATTATGATTTTGTGCTTCAAGAAACCTTTACAGAACAAGAAAGGCTTAAAAAACAGAGTTACATTCTCCTGAAACTGTCAAAAACATCTTGACACTGGGATTCTGGGAAAATGACACTATCCCAGTGACATCACTTGATTGGCAGATTCCATCCACATCACTTCCTCCCAGGTGGGCATCAAACATCCACTAACTTTGGCACCTTGAGTCATTACACACATTTGGGCCAGGATTCAATCTGATCACGGATTTGGACAATGCACCATTTAAAcgtaatttctgattgagccgacatatgcagcgtttaccgttaATGTGGTCTCTTCAAAAGCGGGAACATTGTCTTGTAGAATCAGATTGAATCCAGGCCTTTCAAAAGGGTGATGTTAAATATGTGACCATGTCACTTACTCAAACATAGTCAACaaacattgcacacacacacacacacacacacacacacacacacacacacacacacacacacacacacacacacacacacacacacacacacacacacacacacacacacacacacacacacacacacacacacacacacacacacacacacacacacacacacacacacacacacacacacacacacacacacacacacacacacctgaaaaaGAGATGATGCATCCTTGGTGTAACAACAGTCCTGTGAAACAGAACAGATATATAGACATACACAAACATGATGAACTAAGCAAAGCAGTAATGGCTGTATAAATGAAAGGTGTTTATAATGCTTCACAAGTGCTACATAACTACAGCATAAAGGAGATGAGAAAACTGTCCATTATGCTTTTTTCCCCATGTCAATTAGCTGTTCTCATGACCCCTGACAATGTTGACTCAATAATGAGACATGTCACTTCATGTTAACAAATATTGCTTTCCATTAAGTCATATGATTGGTAGAACATGAGAGTAGAATTACTGTATTCAAAAATGGCCACTTTTACAGTAGTCATTCCTACCATACAGACATAAACAGTATTTAGACAGCATTTATACCATCTCTTTATATCATCTGTTGATAATATGTTACACCAACATAGCAATAGTGTGAAAGAAATACATTTGTGCATTCATAACTAATAGATTTTCCAGATTGACGGTAAGATCCTCATGATACTATAAAAATAAGTTTCAGTTCAACTTATAAACAGCACTGAGCCTGAATGTGCAGTTCCTCTACAgtgtaaacatacagtacacacagttaTATGTATTTTTGGCCAAATTCTTATCTCCCAACAAAAAGGACCATGGCATAAAAGGACCATCACTTAACAAAAGGAAAACAAGAGAGGAATGACAATACTACAGCTTTGAGATCCAGGGAAAAGGGGGTTTGGGGTTATTGTTAGTGTCCGTGTGACGTGTGTCCGTGTGCTTCTAGTCAGCCCAGTTTCATATCAGTTCTCCATAGGCAGTGCCAGGCCCCCAGGCTTTGTGGGGTCTGGGTTGCAGAAATCCTAAACCCCCTCTCAATAATGCCCTAGGCcctgatagagaggagaggttgTTTGTCACACAGGACCAGAGGTGCCTCAGCActgtgagtcagagagagggggCCCTCCATAGAACCTCCTCTCAGCTACGTGGAAGGCAACCCACGTTGATCAGCAGCATCTTACAGGTTAGGCGGTTGTGTGCGGATTGGAGAGGAGGAATGAGAGAGGGGACGATTAGAGAAGTGACTGCCAACATATGATTGTCCTCCtgtggtggtgtagggggtacTAGGAGTGAGGGATGATCAGGTTTAAGGTTAAAGGTCAGAGGGTTTTAGCTGCCTGGCAGGATGGGGTCAGAAACGTGCCTCTGAATCTCCTGCCCCTCTGTGGAGGTCTCCAGGTtgtcagggagggaggggaaacgCAGGCTGCCACACAGCAGTCCAGAGGGCCCCAGGGTTTGGCAGGAGACATGGGGGGGGCTGAGGCCCATGGAGGACCCTGGAAGGGGCTCTGTCTCAGGGGACATGGACATGGTGTCATCAGAGGCCACCGTGAGGTGGATCCCACTGGACAGGGAGTCCTTGGACTTGTGCTTGTTTGAGTCCGGGCTCTGCAAAGAAAAAAACGGCGTAGACAGGTGAAGCACAAAAGCGATTCAGTAACTCAGTATACTGTATAACCTCTAATACCAATACCTCGCTCT
This genomic stretch from Salmo trutta chromosome 32, fSalTru1.1, whole genome shotgun sequence harbors:
- the LOC115171518 gene encoding DDB1- and CUL4-associated factor 7-like — encoded protein: MSLHGKRKEIYKYEAPWTVYAMNWSVRPDKRFRLALGSFVEEYNNKVQIVGLEEESSEFICRNTFDHPYPTTKIMWIPDSKGVYPDLLATSGDYLRIWRVSETETRLECLLNNNKNSDFCAPLTSFDWNEVDPNLLGTSSIDTTCTIWGLETGQVLGRVNLVSGHVKTQLIAHDKEVYDIAFSRAGGGRDMFASVGADGSVRMFDLRHLEHSTIIYEDPQHHPLLRLCWNKQDPNYLATMAMDGMEVVILDVRVPCTPVARLNNHRACVNGIAWAPHSSCHICTAADDHQALIWDIQQMPRAIEDPILAYTAEGEINNVQWASTQPDWIAIGYNNCLEILRV